CCCTCACACATTTACCCACTGTGtgctttttattccttctcggTTGAGTTAAAATTAGGAGCAAAAATGCGCCAATGATAATTTATTGAACGAATTGCCTTCACAGAGGAGGCATAAATAAACTGCTTTATTTGCTGTGATGAATGCCGCTTGGATTTTCTTagggaaggggaagttaaaaaaaaaaaaaaaaaagaggatacAACCGCTAACAAGATGGTTGCAAAAAAGGGTATTTGCCCTTCGTTCTGTTATATCGCCCGTCCATTcgacctttttcttttttctttttcttttttttttttctctcattgGACAATTTGGAACTCCTAAGAATGCGTGGAATTGCTAAactaatttttcaaattgggaagaatttaagaaaaaaaaaaaaaaaaaaatcttatATCAAGGGAATAGCAAAAGTGTgcacatatttacatatgcaATTACATGTGCAAAATTATACAGGCAAAACGCAAACCATGCAGACGCACTTGACACCTCTTTCAGCTTGGACCACAGGTGCTatagaacaaaaggaaaattacaaaaaaaaggaaaaaaaaaaaaagccaacgTTGTAACATTTGTAACAAGATCGTCGTATACTATTtgcccagaaaaaaaaaaaaaaaaaaaaatagggtacCGGGATAGTGGTGCTAATTCAGGGGGCGTGGGATACCCGGGCTAAGCCTTTCCCATCTacctcataaaaaaaaaaaaaaaaaaaaaagtgaagtaaTTCTGCgttcaaattaaaaaaacgtACAAAGGTGTTCCTTCCCATTAAAAGCATATCACCTGATAATATGATGCGAAGTAGCGCAGTGGGTATGTTATGTACGCTGTGAGAATTTATCGCAATACTATACCTCCACAaggtagcaaaaaaaaaaaaaaaaaaaagaaagaaaggaaaagagctTGGTACTAAATTAGTGGATCCATATTTGCATGACAATCTCCACAATCCTGGGCGATGAAATTGACCAGAACGTAGGCAACCGGGAAAAGTAGAATTTACAATTATTTCCGCTTGTTGTTTTTCAATTTCGCAACAACCCTAACAAGTTAAAGTCGAAACGAGTAAGTACAAATCctgaagggaaggaaggcatctttttttgttgttgtttttccttccttttcactcCTTCTTCATTATATCAATGTAAGACGAGATTTCCttgaaaataattccttttccctattGTGCACCCTTCTAATTCAAGCACACTTGTTTTGATTcggcagaaaaaaagtacgcaAAAAGAGCAGCGCAAAGATCAGCGTGGATATCAGTGTAAATGGCAGTGAGAGCAGAGAAGAGCTAAGCGAGGCATTAAAAGGAGCACGCAGAAGATTCCCTCCAACCAAATCGCCACTTCCCCCACATCACATCGATCGACCACGCCTGTACATTACATCTCTTCTCCACCACCCTCTGCTAGCAAAATGTCGGTGCTTCCAACGACCCCAGCATATAACAAAGAGAACAAGTTCATGACAGACATCAAGAAATTTATGAACCAGAAGATTCGCGTCAAGTTCGATGGTGGAAGAGAAGGTTAGAACTGAATGGAGTGCAGAAAAATCCACACCCTTGTGTATACCTACATATGTACTGGTGTCCATAAAACAGAAACCGCACTCCACTTCATGTCTACACTGACAcgcatataattttttaaggaagTCATGGCGGTGCATATCATCATTcacccctttttccttttccgcgCAGTTGTTGGCAATTTAATTGGTCACGATGCCATCTTCAACTTAGTGTTGGACAAAACTGAGGAATATATAAGAGGTATAGAGCGGGATGAAATAgcttcgaaaaaaaaaaaaaaaaaaaaaaaaaatcaaagcaAAGCAAAGCAGAACATAGCAAATGCGCCTACATATGACTCACTTCTCTACCTTTTTTAGACCCGAATGACAGCCTCGTCATAACGGAGAAAACGAGGAGCATCGGTTTGGTCGTCGCCAGGGGGACATCGGTACTATCGTTTTTCCGGCACGTCTATTCCTGTTGGCAGGAGTCCACCATGCCGTGTAAATTGGACCGCCGCATCCGACTGCCTCCTTTTATTGTGTCCCATTCCATTATGTCAAGTTTCTACACTATGcgtttcccccttttcacaGATCGCCCTCATAACGCCAGTAGACGGCACGCAAGAAATCGCCAATCCATTCATATCGGAAGAAAAGTGAAGCCCATTTGTGCATAGGACAGTGCTCATCGTGGAGAACCTTCACCCCAATCTTCTTAACCTCCTAGGTCACgtagctttttttatttttttacacctgATTATGTAAAACTCAAAAACCGAATTTTACCCCGAGTGTGGTGGCTACATTTTgaatagaattttttttaaaataggaaaatgCGGCCATGTGTGCGCGAAAGAGAATTACGTAATTAACCCCCCTTCCAtggacgtaaaaaaaaaaaaaaaaaaaaaaaaaaaaaaaaatcatgttCATCCGCTTGGCACGAACAAAACGAGTGTCAGTggtacaaaaatgaaaaaatgttggCTTAACAAATCTGCATTGGCAATGCGTAGACATGCGTGCGTGGGTAAGCATTATCTACTAATACTCCCCGTGGAGAGATAGATATATGGTTGTCATCAGTTTAAGGAACTCgttaaaatgaagaaaaaggggaaaaataaaaaaaaaataaaataaaaaataagaataaaaaaataaaaggataaaaaaaaaaatacaaatatgaCTGGCGAAAGCGCAAGCAACTTACTTTGGAGCACCATTCCATCAGACACAAGCGtacaagaat
This DNA window, taken from Plasmodium knowlesi strain H genome assembly, chromosome: 13, encodes the following:
- a CDS encoding U6 snRNA-associated Sm-like protein LSm7, putative is translated as MSVLPTTPAYNKENKFMTDIKKFMNQKIRVKFDGGREVVGNLIGHDAIFNLVLDKTEEYIRDPNDSLVITEKTRSIGLVVARGTSIALITPVDGTQEIANPFISEEK